One window of the Bombus affinis isolate iyBomAffi1 chromosome 10, iyBomAffi1.2, whole genome shotgun sequence genome contains the following:
- the LOC126921430 gene encoding uncharacterized protein LOC126921430 isoform X2: MHYPLHITAVIVSLWILRDNVNAAKSGLSTEVLTSFARNIASVLSTTLLNDYQDPPSNQSSSNLLKRIQETQFSLDIGRTQPESPEISSNTSFNRYPRYTRESSSNEGKQTFQNTFLTNTPQYSKYYNSEAYKPYEFASNRDARISYNQLNVETPGDVNGGTKDNSIDVNIKTAPLHYSNQYHQPPGFRYKSEPIHQLSNANHYAQFDPQPNYHHLSSQTPVNSQESSTIEGLNPNDENENTQIARITRFYSHHRPIEGENQPVNPSSGQDESNPPRLINDQNQGQTAIGGYDYSPRFHHKQPYYDGFYHGFPGFYPGPFNESLYRGNVEQGGSNGTYSPYDPYNPFYFHGSKFGPYVPYNQPYYPNFNGQRRPVEPQNPPENQGHPEQITSPENVQGDVNSTGYHPPYGGYPYGFPPYGPYYGGFNFHSYPLAPFHGLPYRFGFHNYLFPGIKPVPYLNFYPSNYPLVHSYPFGGYYPYYKRPAVTEKPEQTEKATDENHKTGSAPNSEAEMLSESKSEEVRSLISNGYKKRASFGLMTKERNKVESDRSLNQLS, encoded by the exons ATAACGGCGGTGATCGTTAGTCTATGGATTCTTCGGGACAACGTGAACGCGGCAAAAAGCGGACTCA GTACCGAGGTGCTGACGTCTTTCGCCAGGAACATCGCGTCGGTCCTATCAACGACCTTGCTAAACGATTACCAGGATCCACCATCGAACCAATCATCAAGTAACCTTCTGAAAAGAATCCAGGAAACACAATTCTCCTTAGACATTGGCCGTACTCAGCCAGAGAGCCCCGAAATCTCATCAAATACTTCTTTCAATCGTTATCCGCGATATACTCGTGAATCTTCTTCAAACGAAGGAAAACAAACGTTCCAAAACACTTTCTTAACGAACACACCCCAATActcgaaatattacaattcaGAAGCGTACAAACCTTACGAATTCGCGTCGAATCGCGATGCGCGAATTTCTTACAACCAACTGAACGTAGAAACACCTGGGGACGTTAATGGTGGTACGAAAGATAATTCCATCGACGTAAATATTAAAACAGCTCCTCTGCATTATTCCAATCAGTACCATCAACCTCCAGGATTCAGATACAAATCTGAACCTATACATCAATTATCTAACGCAAATCACTATGCTCAGTTTGACCCTCAGCCGAATTATCATCATCTATCGTCTCAGACACCTGTTAATTCTCAGGAATCTTCAACAATCGAAGGGCTTAACCCAAACGATGAAAACGAGAATACTCAGATCGCTCGAATAACTC GATTCTATTCTCACCATAGGCCCATCGAAGGTGAGAATCAACCTGTGAATCCAAGTAGTGGACAGGATGAAAGTAACCCGCCTAGATTGATCAATGACCAGAATCAAGGCCAGACCGCTATAGGGGGATACGATTACAGTCCTCGTTTTCATCATAAGCAACCTTATTACGATGGTTTCTATCATGGATTTCCTGGATTTTACCCTGGCCCTTTTAACGAGTCTCTTTATCGAGGAAATGTAGAACAAGGTGGTAGTAATGGGACATATAGTCCTTATGATCCTTATAATCCGTTTTATTTTCATGGTTCAAAGTTTGGGCCTTATGTTCCTTACAATCAACCATATTATCCGAACTTTAATGGACAAAGAAGACCCGTGGAACCACAAAATCCACCTGAGAATCAAGGACATCCTGAACAAATAACATCACCAGAAAATGTACAAGGTGATGTCAATTCTACCGGATATCATCCTCCGTATGGTGGATATCCGTATGGTTTTCCACCATATGGACCCTATTATGGTGGTTTTAATTTTCACTCCTATCCTTTGGCACCGTTTCATGGATTACCTTATCGTTTTGGCTTCCACAATTATCTATTTCCAGGAATCAAACCTGTACCTTATTTGAATTTCTATCCAAGTAATTATCCACTGGTTCATTCTTATCCTTTCGGTGGATATTATCCTTATTATAAACGACCAGCGGTAACTGAGAAACCTGAACAAACGGAGAAGGCTACTGATGAAAATCATAAAACTGGGTCAGCCCCGAATAGCGAAGCTGAAATGTTGTCTGAAAGCAAGTCGGAAGAGGTTCGATCTCTTATTTCAAATGGATATAAGAAGCGCGCTTCGTTTGGACTTATGaccaaagaaagaaataaagtagAGAGTGATCGATCGTTGAATCAATTATCTTGA
- the LOC126921430 gene encoding uncharacterized protein LOC126921430 isoform X1, with protein MHYPLHITAVIVSLWILRDNVNAAKSGLSTEVLTSFARNIASVLSTTLLNDYQDPPSNQSSSNLLKRIQETQFSLDIGRTQPESPEISSNTSFNRYPRYTRESSSNEGKQTFQNTFLTNTPQYSKYYNSEAYKPYEFASNRDARISYNQLNVETPGDVNGGTKDNSIDVNIKTAPLHYSNQYHQPPGFRYKSEPIHQLSNANHYAQFDPQPNYHHLSSQTPVNSQESSTIEGLNPNDENENTQIARITRKPFNLNYHSPFTGPYYPFHQHPGFYSHHRPIEGENQPVNPSSGQDESNPPRLINDQNQGQTAIGGYDYSPRFHHKQPYYDGFYHGFPGFYPGPFNESLYRGNVEQGGSNGTYSPYDPYNPFYFHGSKFGPYVPYNQPYYPNFNGQRRPVEPQNPPENQGHPEQITSPENVQGDVNSTGYHPPYGGYPYGFPPYGPYYGGFNFHSYPLAPFHGLPYRFGFHNYLFPGIKPVPYLNFYPSNYPLVHSYPFGGYYPYYKRPAVTEKPEQTEKATDENHKTGSAPNSEAEMLSESKSEEVRSLISNGYKKRASFGLMTKERNKVESDRSLNQLS; from the exons ATAACGGCGGTGATCGTTAGTCTATGGATTCTTCGGGACAACGTGAACGCGGCAAAAAGCGGACTCA GTACCGAGGTGCTGACGTCTTTCGCCAGGAACATCGCGTCGGTCCTATCAACGACCTTGCTAAACGATTACCAGGATCCACCATCGAACCAATCATCAAGTAACCTTCTGAAAAGAATCCAGGAAACACAATTCTCCTTAGACATTGGCCGTACTCAGCCAGAGAGCCCCGAAATCTCATCAAATACTTCTTTCAATCGTTATCCGCGATATACTCGTGAATCTTCTTCAAACGAAGGAAAACAAACGTTCCAAAACACTTTCTTAACGAACACACCCCAATActcgaaatattacaattcaGAAGCGTACAAACCTTACGAATTCGCGTCGAATCGCGATGCGCGAATTTCTTACAACCAACTGAACGTAGAAACACCTGGGGACGTTAATGGTGGTACGAAAGATAATTCCATCGACGTAAATATTAAAACAGCTCCTCTGCATTATTCCAATCAGTACCATCAACCTCCAGGATTCAGATACAAATCTGAACCTATACATCAATTATCTAACGCAAATCACTATGCTCAGTTTGACCCTCAGCCGAATTATCATCATCTATCGTCTCAGACACCTGTTAATTCTCAGGAATCTTCAACAATCGAAGGGCTTAACCCAAACGATGAAAACGAGAATACTCAGATCGCTCGAATAACTCGTAAGCCGTTTAACTTAAATTACCACAGTCCCTTTACTGGTCCTTATTATCCATTTCATCAACATCCAGGATTCTATTCTCACCATAGGCCCATCGAAGGTGAGAATCAACCTGTGAATCCAAGTAGTGGACAGGATGAAAGTAACCCGCCTAGATTGATCAATGACCAGAATCAAGGCCAGACCGCTATAGGGGGATACGATTACAGTCCTCGTTTTCATCATAAGCAACCTTATTACGATGGTTTCTATCATGGATTTCCTGGATTTTACCCTGGCCCTTTTAACGAGTCTCTTTATCGAGGAAATGTAGAACAAGGTGGTAGTAATGGGACATATAGTCCTTATGATCCTTATAATCCGTTTTATTTTCATGGTTCAAAGTTTGGGCCTTATGTTCCTTACAATCAACCATATTATCCGAACTTTAATGGACAAAGAAGACCCGTGGAACCACAAAATCCACCTGAGAATCAAGGACATCCTGAACAAATAACATCACCAGAAAATGTACAAGGTGATGTCAATTCTACCGGATATCATCCTCCGTATGGTGGATATCCGTATGGTTTTCCACCATATGGACCCTATTATGGTGGTTTTAATTTTCACTCCTATCCTTTGGCACCGTTTCATGGATTACCTTATCGTTTTGGCTTCCACAATTATCTATTTCCAGGAATCAAACCTGTACCTTATTTGAATTTCTATCCAAGTAATTATCCACTGGTTCATTCTTATCCTTTCGGTGGATATTATCCTTATTATAAACGACCAGCGGTAACTGAGAAACCTGAACAAACGGAGAAGGCTACTGATGAAAATCATAAAACTGGGTCAGCCCCGAATAGCGAAGCTGAAATGTTGTCTGAAAGCAAGTCGGAAGAGGTTCGATCTCTTATTTCAAATGGATATAAGAAGCGCGCTTCGTTTGGACTTATGaccaaagaaagaaataaagtagAGAGTGATCGATCGTTGAATCAATTATCTTGA